From the Streptomyces sp. NBC_01216 genome, the window GGCGGACTGCCCCTGGGTATCCTTCTCGTCCTCACGGACAAGGGCGGGCTGGCCCGGAACGCGGTGGTGAACAAGATCGTCGGCGTGATCGTGAACATCGGCCGCTCGCTGCCCTTCATCATCCTGCTGATCGCCCTGATCCCCTTCACCACCTTCGTGGTCGGCACCTTCATCGGCCCCACCGCCATGATCGTGCCGCTCGCCATCGGCGCCATCCCCTTCTTCGCGCGGCTCGTCGAGACCTCGATCCGGGAGGTCGACCACGGACTGGTCGAGGCCGTCCAGTCCATGGGCGGCTCGGTGCCCACGATCATCCGCAAGGTGCTGCTGCCGCAGGCCCTTCCGTCCCTGGTATCGGGCGTCACCACCACCGTGATCGTCCTCATCGGCTACTCCGCGATGGCCGGCGCCGTCGGCGGCGAAGGACTCGGGTCCAAGGCGATCACCTACGGATACCAGCGCTTCGACACCCGGTTCATGCTGGTCACCGTCGTCGTCCTGATCGCGATCGTCACCGTCGTCCAGCTCGCCGGCGACCTGGCCGTCCGGCTCCTCGCCCGTCGCGGGCGCACCGCGTAATCCCGGCGCACCGCGCCACCCCACCGACTTCGTCCGACGAAGAACAGCAGCCCGGACTCGTTGTCCAGGCGTCCACCGCACCACCGAAAGAGGCACTCTTCGTGCGTAGGAACACCAAGCTCACCGCCGGTCTCGCCGCCACCGCCGCACTCGCCCTGGGCCTCACCGCCTGCGGCACCTCCTCCGACCCGGCCTCCGCCAAGGACACGGCCGGCGCCGGCGACCTCTCCAAGCCGCTCGTCGTCGCCGCGTCGCCCACGCCGCACGCCGACATCCTCGGCTTCGTCAAGGACCACCTGGCCGCGAAGGAGGGCCTGAAGCTGGAGGTGAAGGAGTTCACGGACTACGTCCTGCCGAACACCGCCACCGAGTCCGGCCAGGTGGACGCCAACTTCTTCCAGCACAAGCCGTACCTCGACGACTTCAACGCGAAGAACAAGACCCACATCGTCCCCGTGGTCGACGTCCACCTGGAGCCGCTCGGCCTGTACTCCAAGAAGGTCGAGGATCTCAAGGACCTCAAGCCCGGCCAGACCATCGCCGTCCCGAACGACACCACCAACGGCGGCCGCGCGCTCCGGCTGCTCGCCGACAACGGCCTCATCACCCTGAAGGACGGCGTCGGTTCGAACGGGAAACTCTCGGACATCACCGACAGGAAGGGCCTGGAGTTCAAGGAGCTGGAGGCCGCCACCGTGCCCCGCGCCCTCGACGACGTGGACGCCGCGGTGGTCAACGGCAACTACGCCATCGAGGCCGACCTCAACCCGGCCACCGACTCCCTGGCCCTGGAGAAGGCGGAGGGCAACCCCTACGCCAACTTCCTCGCCGTCAAGGAGGGCAACGAGAAGGACGCCCGCGTGCAGAAGCTCGCCAAGCTCCTCAACTCGCCCGAGGTGAAGCAGTACATCGAGGACACCTACAAGAACGGTGCGGTCGTCCCGGCCTTCGGCGCCGTCGCCAAGTAGCGCCCACAGTAAGGTTCCTGTAGCGAAGGCCCCCCGCATCCCGTCCGGTGCGTGGGGCCTTCGTGGCGCCCCGCGCACAGCGGACCCGGCCATGCGTGACGGCGATGCATGCTGCATGCTGTGCGTTCACGGTCGATTCGGACGGTCCTCGGCATGGAGCTGCGCATGACTACCACCTTTCCGGACATCTCCATCAGCACGGACCGGTTGGTGCTGCGCCCGTACGAAGAGGCCGACATCCCCGCGTTCGTGGAGATGATGAACGACGAACTCATCACCGCCTGGACTTCGGTGACACACCCCTACACCCGCGCCGACGCCGAGGAATGGGTACGCGGGATCGCTCCCGCGGAACGCGCCGAAGGCCGTGGCATCGTCTTCGCCGTCACCGAGTTCCTCACCCAGCGACTCGTCGGCACGGTCCGGCTGCGGGACACGCACTGGCGGACGCTCGCCACCGAGGTGGCCTATGTGACCGCGCCGTGGGCCCGCGGCGAGGGCTATGCCACGGAATCCGTGCTCGCCGTCGCCCAATGGCTCTTCCGCGACCGGAAGTTCGAGCGTATGGAGCTACGCACCGCCGCCGACAACACCGCCGCCCAGCAGGTGGCCCAGAAGATCGGCTGCATCAGCGAGGGCGTGCTGCGCAACGCCTGGATAGCGCGTACACAGACCGAGTCCGGCGAGTGGACCGACATCCGCACCGACCTGATCGTCTGGAGCCTCCTGCCGGAGGACCTCGAAGGGGTGGCCGACCAGATGGCCGAGGCCGGATACTCCT encodes:
- a CDS encoding methionine ABC transporter permease, whose amino-acid sequence is MTWSEMWPLLEQGTVDTLYMVLWATVVTIAGGLPLGILLVLTDKGGLARNAVVNKIVGVIVNIGRSLPFIILLIALIPFTTFVVGTFIGPTAMIVPLAIGAIPFFARLVETSIREVDHGLVEAVQSMGGSVPTIIRKVLLPQALPSLVSGVTTTVIVLIGYSAMAGAVGGEGLGSKAITYGYQRFDTRFMLVTVVVLIAIVTVVQLAGDLAVRLLARRGRTA
- a CDS encoding MetQ/NlpA family ABC transporter substrate-binding protein, whose amino-acid sequence is MRRNTKLTAGLAATAALALGLTACGTSSDPASAKDTAGAGDLSKPLVVAASPTPHADILGFVKDHLAAKEGLKLEVKEFTDYVLPNTATESGQVDANFFQHKPYLDDFNAKNKTHIVPVVDVHLEPLGLYSKKVEDLKDLKPGQTIAVPNDTTNGGRALRLLADNGLITLKDGVGSNGKLSDITDRKGLEFKELEAATVPRALDDVDAAVVNGNYAIEADLNPATDSLALEKAEGNPYANFLAVKEGNEKDARVQKLAKLLNSPEVKQYIEDTYKNGAVVPAFGAVAK
- a CDS encoding GNAT family N-acetyltransferase produces the protein MELRMTTTFPDISISTDRLVLRPYEEADIPAFVEMMNDELITAWTSVTHPYTRADAEEWVRGIAPAERAEGRGIVFAVTEFLTQRLVGTVRLRDTHWRTLATEVAYVTAPWARGEGYATESVLAVAQWLFRDRKFERMELRTAADNTAAQQVAQKIGCISEGVLRNAWIARTQTESGEWTDIRTDLIVWSLLPEDLEGVADQMAEAGYSSYTDWS